Genomic segment of Nostoc sp. TCL240-02:
TATTCCCTGGCCTAATTTTCTGGCATAAATGTATCATTCTTTACTTTCGGGCTTAGTTAATTTATAATAGTTTTCTTCACTCAATGAGATCCCTGGATGGAAGGAATTTTTTATCATACGGGTATCGGTAGGACAAAAACCCAGAATTTTTTGCAGATGGAATTATGTAGATTTTGAATCTGTAGCTTAAACTAGAAGGTTTATCATCATATTTCTTATAGCTTCAATCAATCGGCTGTTATGCTCTTACCAAGAAAGCCAAACAAGTTTGTAGAGAATTGCGGCACAAAGTATTTAAATATGTTGTTAAACATTTGTAAACTGTTAGCAGCCGAGTAGCCGCGTGTCACATCTTGTTAAGGAATTATCATGAGACAACTTGTTATCGTTGAGCGCGTATGCCTGATTGGTCATATCGTGTCAAAAGCCTTCGGACTGGTAGGGATGCTACTGGTCATACCTAATGCCGACATAATTTTCAACTTATCGCAGGTTGGAGAAACTGCCGTACAGTTAAGTATGGCTGGTGGCGGTGTAGTTGATATCATCTTAGGGACAATAGCTGTCTCTATTTATGCCTACCGGACGCTGGGATTGGGAACTTGGCTAGCATTTATGCTGCCGGCTATGTTTATCTCTTTGGGAAGTGAACTACTGGGAACTAGCACAGGTTTTCCATTTGGTGATTATAGCTACTTGAGTGGCTTGGGTTATAAGATTGCAGGGCTAGTTCCTTTCACAATTCCTTTGTCTTGGTTCTATGTTGGACTGTCGTCTTATTTAATTGCGAGAACTGGTTTGAAAGTGGCTCAAAAGCCCAGTTGGGGTCGCCATATTGCGGCTATAGCTGTTGGTGCTTTACTCTTCACTTGCTGGGATTTTGCCCTTGAGCCAGCTATGAGTCAAACTTCTCTGCCTTTTTGGTATTGGGAACAACCAGGAGCTTTCTTTGGCACACCTTACCAGAACTATGCAGGTTGGTTTGGCACTAGCGCCCTGTTTATGAGTGTGGCAGGCTTGTTGTGGAGAAACACATCAATTAAATTAGAGCGATCGCAACTTAATCTACCCTTAGTCGTTTATTTGACTAACTTTGCCTTCGCCGCCGGACTAAGTTTGGCTGCTGGGTTCTCCATCCCTGTATTGCTCGGTTTATTGCTTGGTGTCGCTCCCGCCGTGGCTCTGTGGTTAAGGAGTTCAACCACACCCGCTCAAGTTGCTGTTGAACCAGTAAGCAAAGAAGTATCAGTAGCAAAGGTTGAAGTTGCCTTGAAATAGCCTAGGATTGGGGACTGGGGATTAGGGACTAGGGACTGGGAACTATGGAGACCAGGGGAATAAACAATGCCCAATGCCCGATACCCCATGCCCATTTATTTTGTATAGTCGCACTTTTAATTGATAAGTATTTTGACAACAGTAGACAACGCTTTAATAGTAGAAAGTGCCATATCCTTTTTATTGCTACTTATTCAAGTACCAGCAACGGCGATTCTGTTTTCGCGCTTGTTAAAGGGGCCAAGAAGGCTGCCACCAATAAAACCGCAACAGCCAACGCCAGAGCTTTTAGGTAAGGTTAGTGTCGTAGTTCCCACACTGAACGAAGCGCTTCGCATTAGCCCTCTGTTAGCTGGTTTAAGTCAGCAAAGCTACGAAGTTCGGGAAATTCTTGTTGTAGATAGCAACTCCAGTGATGGTACACCCGACTTAGTAAAAGCCATACAGCAAAAAGATCCGCGCTTTCGCGTGATGACAGATGATCCTTTACCCTCTGGTTGGGTGGGGCGGCCTTGGGCGTTGCATAACGGTTTTCTATATAGCTCTGAGGGTAGTCAGTGGTTTTTGGGGCTGGACGCTGATATTCAACCACATCCTGGTTTGGTTGCGGGTTTAGTGAAGACGGCCGAAGCACAAGGCTATGACTTAGTTTCCCTTTCGCCCCAGTTTATCCTCAAATATCCAGGGGAATGCTGGCTACAACCAGCTTTATTGATGACTTTACTTTACCGATTTGACCCTGCTGGCATTAATGCAGAGCAGCCTGAACGGGTGATGGCAAATGGGCAGTGTTTTTTATGTCGTCGCTCCGTTTTAGCTGCTGTGGGTGGTTACAGCAGCGCGAGTACTTCTTTTTGTGATGATGTCACCTTGGCACGAAATATTTCAACTCTTGGGTATAAAGTGGGGTTTTTAGATGGCGCAAAGGTGCTGAAAGTACGAATGTATGAGGGGGCGATGGAGACCTGGAAGGAATGGGGGCGGAGTCTAGACCTTAAAGATGCAACTTCTCATTCTCAG
This window contains:
- the cruF gene encoding gamma-carotene 1'-hydroxylase CruF — translated: MRQLVIVERVCLIGHIVSKAFGLVGMLLVIPNADIIFNLSQVGETAVQLSMAGGGVVDIILGTIAVSIYAYRTLGLGTWLAFMLPAMFISLGSELLGTSTGFPFGDYSYLSGLGYKIAGLVPFTIPLSWFYVGLSSYLIARTGLKVAQKPSWGRHIAAIAVGALLFTCWDFALEPAMSQTSLPFWYWEQPGAFFGTPYQNYAGWFGTSALFMSVAGLLWRNTSIKLERSQLNLPLVVYLTNFAFAAGLSLAAGFSIPVLLGLLLGVAPAVALWLRSSTTPAQVAVEPVSKEVSVAKVEVALK
- the cruG gene encoding 2'-O-glycosyltransferase CruG, with the translated sequence MSILTTVDNALIVESAISFLLLLIQVPATAILFSRLLKGPRRLPPIKPQQPTPELLGKVSVVVPTLNEALRISPLLAGLSQQSYEVREILVVDSNSSDGTPDLVKAIQQKDPRFRVMTDDPLPSGWVGRPWALHNGFLYSSEGSQWFLGLDADIQPHPGLVAGLVKTAEAQGYDLVSLSPQFILKYPGECWLQPALLMTLLYRFDPAGINAEQPERVMANGQCFLCRRSVLAAVGGYSSASTSFCDDVTLARNISTLGYKVGFLDGAKVLKVRMYEGAMETWKEWGRSLDLKDATSHSQLWGDLWLLTSVQGLPLLIVLSFLLISPSLSYSLQTRLIASLPTPPLLLLGLNLFLVVIRFAMLIAIAPSYDRKSAKGGWLFWLSPLADPLAVLRIFLSAFQKPREWRGRKYI